A genomic window from Candidatus Poribacteria bacterium includes:
- a CDS encoding cell division protein ZapA yields MDRKSIKVEIYGAQYTLRASDEDEMKVRKVAQLVDRIMKEIKSRTGYDSPANLAILAALNIADQLYDSQEQFEKIARRLIDNLDRVLTTTS; encoded by the coding sequence ATGGATAGAAAATCCATTAAGGTCGAGATATACGGGGCACAGTACACGCTTAGGGCGAGCGATGAGGATGAGATGAAGGTTCGCAAGGTGGCTCAGCTCGTGGATAGGATAATGAAGGAGATCAAATCCAGAACCGGGTACGATTCCCCGGCGAATCTCGCTATTCTCGCCGCCTTAAACATCGCCGATCAGTTATACGATAGCCAGGAGCAGTTCGAAAAAATCGCCAGAAGATTGATAGACAATCTGGACAGGGTCCTGACCACAACTTCCTGA
- a CDS encoding 3-methyl-2-oxobutanoate dehydrogenase subunit beta → MRMTIPSEELMCSGHKACQGCAGTLAMRYALKALGPRTVVTIPACCWTVLEGEYPYTSLKVPLFHTAFETAASVGAGISAAFKVKGREDITVMAWAGDGGTFDIGIQALSGAAERGDNLIYVCYDNEAYMNTGIQRSSATPYGAWTTTTPDDNYKVRPKKNIIDIMVAHEVPYVATASVAYPEDFIRKMRKAKEKIGTKFIHVISPCPPGWRFPSNMTIKIARLAVQSRAFPLYEVEDGIYRITVNPQKVVPVEEYLRAQGRFRHLSDEEIKLIQKQVDERWWKLVKKVEESKG, encoded by the coding sequence ATGAGGATGACGATTCCTTCTGAAGAGCTTATGTGTTCCGGACACAAGGCATGTCAGGGATGTGCCGGAACGCTGGCCATGAGATATGCACTTAAAGCTTTAGGTCCTAGAACTGTTGTCACCATACCGGCCTGCTGCTGGACAGTTCTAGAAGGGGAGTACCCTTATACCTCTCTCAAAGTTCCGCTCTTTCACACGGCCTTTGAAACTGCTGCTTCGGTCGGAGCGGGTATAAGCGCTGCCTTCAAGGTCAAGGGGAGAGAGGATATCACCGTTATGGCATGGGCTGGAGATGGTGGGACATTCGACATCGGCATTCAGGCGCTTTCAGGTGCAGCGGAGAGAGGAGACAACCTCATATACGTGTGTTACGATAACGAGGCATACATGAACACGGGTATCCAACGTAGCTCCGCAACACCATATGGGGCGTGGACCACCACCACCCCGGATGATAATTACAAGGTTAGGCCTAAAAAGAATATCATCGATATAATGGTAGCCCATGAAGTGCCCTACGTCGCCACCGCTTCAGTGGCATATCCGGAGGATTTCATAAGGAAGATGCGCAAGGCAAAAGAGAAAATCGGCACGAAGTTCATCCATGTCATATCTCCATGTCCTCCCGGTTGGAGGTTCCCCTCCAATATGACGATCAAGATCGCAAGGTTAGCTGTGCAAAGCAGGGCCTTTCCGCTTTATGAGGTCGAAGATGGGATATACAGAATCACGGTCAATCCCCAGAAGGTGGTCCCTGTCGAGGAATACCTGAGGGCACAAGGCAGGTTCAGACATCTATCCGACGAGGAGATCAAATTGATTCAAAAGCAGGTGGATGAGAGATGGTGGAAACTGGTGAAGAAAGTCGAGGAGTCAAAAGGGTAA
- the surE gene encoding 5'/3'-nucleotidase SurE, translating to MILVTNDDGINSQGLWSLVKSLEKIDEVFVVAPDRERSAIGMAITLHRPLRARRVGERSFAVDGTPVDCVDLGVGGLLPEKPSLLVSGVNRGQNLGHDVLFSGTIAAAIKGTFLGIPSVAISLVLDERERYVVEEVHFETAAEVSLSLLRAVLRNGLSEGTLLNVNVPNLPLDEIKGFRITRQDRAPYDTKVVKRIDPRGNTYYWIGGDRAETDGAEDTDIYAVRNGYISITPLQLDLTNYAEMERLERWEFKVSREL from the coding sequence ATGATCCTCGTGACGAACGACGACGGTATAAATTCACAGGGGCTCTGGAGCCTGGTTAAATCGCTTGAAAAAATAGATGAGGTCTTCGTCGTTGCGCCTGACAGGGAGAGAAGCGCCATCGGAATGGCCATCACCCTTCACCGTCCTCTCAGAGCACGGCGAGTGGGGGAAAGAAGCTTCGCCGTGGACGGTACACCTGTCGATTGTGTCGATCTGGGCGTCGGCGGGCTTCTCCCCGAAAAACCATCTTTGTTGGTCTCAGGTGTAAACAGAGGACAAAACCTCGGACATGATGTGCTCTTTTCGGGGACGATCGCCGCAGCGATCAAAGGAACCTTCTTGGGCATTCCATCTGTGGCGATCTCACTGGTGCTCGATGAGAGAGAGAGATATGTGGTCGAAGAGGTGCATTTCGAAACGGCCGCTGAAGTTTCCCTATCGCTTTTAAGGGCCGTGCTGCGGAATGGATTGAGCGAAGGGACGCTCCTAAATGTGAACGTGCCGAACCTCCCGTTAGATGAGATCAAAGGGTTCAGAATCACCAGACAGGATAGGGCACCGTATGACACCAAAGTGGTTAAAAGGATTGACCCGCGAGGTAACACCTACTATTGGATCGGCGGAGATAGAGCCGAGACAGATGGGGCTGAGGACACAGACATATATGCCGTCCGAAACGGGTATATATCGATAACGCCCCTCCAGCTCGATCTGACGAATTACGCTGAGATGGAGAGATTGGAGAGGTGGGAGTTTAAGGTTTCGAGGGAATTATGA
- a CDS encoding DUF4159 domain-containing protein, which produces MAKIFGRTSTAFMISLVIHGVALFVLGIYMVYTQSEKFQQLIDAAFFKPTNPPKPQVRKPVVKEVVKPTVPLEQTVSVQQVRITPRITTALAVKTISVTPQTVLEFSNQPIKIQAPINPNVPKVVNNLVEAPQVVTHVNLPVSSSPDAIAFEAPVVSGAAMGPTIGRSMIGTGIQTNVAVAEIKPKGLASLVMDMSAAFDGLGDMASQIQLGEVEVAPLPKGEPGGRVVGRGKDIRGVLRLTRVRHRLSDWWADSSSLNALADWLNEKTKIKTDLNVEGGALALTDSLLMKAPLIFMTGHDPSLVRSRNLLRDGGGLATKLTDAENAALRKYLLEKQGLLVMDDCGVNAPAQAMVKIFQAVLRRAIPEYSIERLPNDHEIYNNYYELGGPPIGFDIFWWGTRPPKRNYMEGVSIEETNKLIVFFSRRDYMCSMESVSLPTRSVHYSPGVYRFFTNVVVYALTHGNIADYSQYVPEDKLAKQTLSESAPQAAKISATPKGE; this is translated from the coding sequence ATGGCGAAGATATTTGGCCGTACGAGTACGGCGTTTATGATCTCGCTTGTCATACACGGTGTCGCACTTTTCGTACTGGGTATCTACATGGTTTATACCCAGAGCGAAAAGTTCCAGCAACTGATCGATGCCGCTTTCTTCAAGCCGACGAACCCGCCCAAACCTCAGGTGCGAAAGCCTGTGGTCAAAGAGGTCGTCAAGCCGACCGTTCCGTTGGAACAGACGGTCTCCGTCCAGCAGGTTAGGATAACGCCGAGAATCACCACGGCGCTGGCGGTCAAGACGATAAGCGTTACCCCTCAGACCGTTTTGGAGTTCTCCAATCAGCCGATAAAGATACAGGCTCCGATAAATCCGAACGTCCCAAAGGTGGTCAATAACCTTGTTGAGGCACCGCAGGTTGTGACACACGTCAACTTGCCCGTGTCCAGTTCTCCTGACGCCATAGCCTTTGAAGCGCCGGTTGTCAGTGGCGCTGCCATGGGGCCGACAATCGGCAGGTCTATGATAGGCACTGGGATCCAAACCAATGTGGCGGTAGCCGAGATAAAGCCTAAAGGCCTTGCCTCGCTTGTTATGGATATGAGCGCTGCTTTCGACGGCCTCGGCGACATGGCCAGCCAGATACAGTTGGGCGAAGTAGAGGTTGCTCCTCTGCCTAAGGGTGAACCGGGCGGAAGGGTCGTCGGTAGAGGAAAAGACATACGCGGCGTGTTGAGGCTTACCCGTGTAAGACATCGTCTCTCCGACTGGTGGGCTGATTCCTCCTCTCTTAACGCACTAGCCGACTGGCTCAACGAAAAGACCAAGATCAAAACGGACCTGAACGTTGAGGGCGGTGCTCTGGCGCTGACCGACTCGCTGCTGATGAAGGCACCTCTTATCTTTATGACCGGCCACGACCCATCGTTGGTGAGATCCAGGAACCTCCTCCGCGATGGTGGCGGGTTAGCCACGAAACTGACCGATGCTGAAAACGCCGCTCTCCGTAAGTATCTGCTTGAAAAACAGGGTCTGCTGGTCATGGATGACTGTGGCGTTAACGCACCGGCCCAGGCGATGGTCAAGATATTCCAGGCGGTGCTTCGACGGGCGATACCGGAATACTCAATCGAACGACTGCCGAACGACCACGAGATATATAATAACTACTATGAACTGGGCGGTCCACCGATCGGATTCGACATCTTCTGGTGGGGAACCCGACCTCCCAAGAGAAACTACATGGAAGGTGTCTCGATCGAGGAAACCAACAAGCTGATCGTCTTCTTCAGCAGACGAGATTACATGTGCTCGATGGAATCCGTTAGCCTTCCGACGAGATCCGTTCACTACTCCCCCGGCGTCTACAGGTTCTTCACGAACGTCGTCGTCTACGCACTCACCCACGGAAACATAGCCGATTACTCTCAATACGTTCCTGAGGACAAACTCGCCAAACAGACGTTGTCTGAGTCCGCTCCACAGGCGGCTAAGATCAGCGCGACGCCTAAAGGCGAATAA
- the porA gene encoding pyruvate ferredoxin oxidoreductase: MRMVLTGNHTAAYAAKLAKVEVVAAYPITPQTQIVEKLSEIIARGELKAEFIKVESEHSAMAACIGASAAGARAFTATSSQGLALMHELLHWAAGARLPIVMANVNRAMAPPWNIWCDHNDSISQRDTGWMQIYCENNQEVMDSIIQAFKVAESVRLPVMVNLDGFYLSHTAEPVEFPNQDEVDKFLPKYDPEDKLDPENPFSYGAMAVPENYARMRYNLYLAMQRAKRLIKETGAEYGRRFGRYYDIVDPYKCDDAEVLLISTSTIASTAKDVIDVIRDEGKRVGLLRIRWFRPFPMEDIRKVARKVQKICVIDRDLSFGFEGAISSEVKAALYPIDPKPQVYGFLMGIGGMDVTPEEIEKAIRRTIDGEAEEFNWDLKGLDF, translated from the coding sequence ATGAGGATGGTCCTAACCGGAAACCACACGGCTGCCTACGCGGCCAAGCTAGCCAAGGTTGAAGTTGTAGCCGCATACCCCATAACCCCTCAAACGCAAATCGTCGAAAAGCTCTCTGAGATAATCGCCCGTGGGGAACTGAAAGCTGAGTTCATAAAGGTGGAATCGGAACATTCGGCCATGGCTGCCTGTATAGGAGCCTCAGCGGCGGGTGCCAGAGCCTTTACTGCTACCTCTTCCCAGGGGCTTGCATTGATGCATGAACTGCTGCATTGGGCCGCAGGAGCGAGGCTGCCCATCGTCATGGCCAACGTTAACCGAGCTATGGCTCCTCCATGGAACATCTGGTGCGATCACAACGATAGCATATCGCAGAGGGATACCGGCTGGATGCAGATCTACTGCGAGAACAACCAGGAGGTGATGGATTCCATCATTCAGGCCTTTAAGGTGGCTGAAAGCGTTAGATTGCCCGTGATGGTGAACCTGGATGGGTTTTATCTTTCCCATACCGCCGAACCGGTTGAGTTCCCCAATCAGGATGAGGTGGATAAGTTCCTGCCGAAATACGATCCAGAGGATAAATTGGATCCCGAAAATCCATTTTCATATGGCGCCATGGCCGTGCCGGAAAACTACGCCAGGATGAGGTATAACCTTTACCTTGCCATGCAACGGGCCAAAAGGCTTATAAAGGAGACCGGCGCCGAATACGGCAGGAGATTCGGAAGGTATTACGATATAGTCGATCCGTATAAATGCGATGACGCGGAAGTCCTGCTCATCTCCACATCGACCATCGCCAGCACAGCTAAGGACGTTATAGACGTCATACGTGATGAGGGGAAAAGGGTAGGGCTTCTGAGGATAAGATGGTTTAGGCCGTTTCCCATGGAGGATATCAGAAAGGTGGCGAGAAAGGTTCAGAAAATATGTGTGATAGATAGGGACCTCTCCTTCGGCTTCGAGGGGGCGATATCCTCAGAGGTCAAAGCTGCTCTCTATCCGATTGATCCTAAACCCCAGGTCTATGGCTTTTTGATGGGCATAGGCGGTATGGATGTGACGCCAGAGGAGATCGAGAAGGCGATCCGACGGACGATCGATGGTGAAGCAGAGGAGTTTAACTGGGACCTCAAAGGGCTGGATTTTTGA
- a CDS encoding 2-oxoacid:acceptor oxidoreductase family protein produces MREIRFHGRGGQGALTASLMLAQAAFIDGRYCQSFIFIGAERRGAPVEAYTRLDDKPIRVRCRIYRPDHIIVLDTSLISGTDVIRGLKDGGLIVVNSDMPAEELGFDPKFRVYTIDANSIAIEHGLGTSIAPIVNTTVLGAYAALSDEVGIEALFKAIYELSPSKPDQNVEAARKAYELAEWMKEKG; encoded by the coding sequence ATGAGGGAGATCAGGTTTCACGGACGAGGAGGACAGGGAGCGCTTACCGCTTCGCTCATGCTCGCTCAAGCTGCCTTTATCGACGGCAGATATTGTCAATCCTTCATCTTCATAGGTGCCGAAAGAAGAGGAGCACCGGTGGAAGCTTATACTAGGCTGGATGATAAACCCATAAGGGTCCGCTGCCGAATTTACCGTCCCGACCATATAATCGTTTTAGACACCAGCCTGATAAGCGGGACAGATGTGATCAGGGGATTAAAGGATGGAGGATTGATAGTGGTTAATTCGGATATGCCCGCGGAGGAGCTGGGATTTGACCCGAAGTTCAGGGTCTACACGATAGATGCCAACTCGATAGCCATAGAGCACGGTTTGGGAACTTCCATAGCGCCGATAGTTAACACAACCGTTCTGGGGGCATACGCTGCTCTCTCAGATGAGGTCGGCATCGAAGCCCTGTTTAAAGCCATATATGAGCTTTCACCATCTAAACCTGATCAGAACGTGGAGGCAGCTCGTAAGGCCTACGAGCTCGCTGAATGGATGAAGGAGAAGGGATAA
- a CDS encoding NAD(+)/NADH kinase yields MKRVGIIPNLTKPEAGEVALQTARWLLRRDAIPLLPDELLSKWEIEEPIFPLPCDRIALESEALIALGGDGTILNLVRLPGFDKVPILAVNLGGLGFMTEIKRNEIEEALEDLMAGRFSLDERMLLKVEVLEDDEIVLSSLALNEVVVKGFVRMIHLDAFIDGEHLATYPADGLIIATPSGSTAYSLSAGGPILHPNLDAILLCPICPHALTIRPFVAKSDSIVTVRFPLRDGSALVIIDGRETHKFGPHSSVRVRKSDKRLKLIRSARRGYCEVLRSKLKWGERAEDSIKPRENER; encoded by the coding sequence ATGAAAAGGGTTGGAATTATACCAAATCTGACCAAACCTGAGGCAGGGGAGGTGGCTCTGCAAACGGCACGGTGGCTGTTGAGGCGTGATGCGATACCTCTGTTACCCGATGAACTCCTCTCAAAATGGGAGATCGAGGAGCCCATTTTTCCCCTCCCTTGTGACCGAATAGCGCTGGAAAGCGAGGCGTTGATCGCCCTGGGGGGAGATGGAACGATCCTCAATCTGGTGAGGCTGCCGGGATTCGATAAGGTCCCGATCCTAGCTGTTAACCTCGGAGGATTGGGCTTCATGACCGAGATCAAACGAAACGAGATCGAAGAGGCGCTGGAAGATCTAATGGCAGGCAGATTTAGCCTGGATGAAAGGATGCTGCTGAAGGTGGAGGTTCTAGAGGATGATGAGATAGTCCTCTCCTCGCTGGCGCTCAATGAGGTGGTAGTCAAGGGCTTCGTCAGGATGATCCACCTAGATGCCTTCATAGATGGTGAACATCTGGCAACCTATCCCGCAGATGGACTGATCATCGCCACACCGAGCGGCTCAACGGCCTATTCGCTATCGGCGGGCGGGCCGATCCTACATCCTAACCTCGATGCTATCCTGCTCTGTCCTATCTGTCCGCATGCCCTTACGATCCGGCCTTTCGTCGCCAAATCCGACTCGATAGTCACCGTGCGCTTCCCATTACGGGATGGATCAGCATTGGTGATAATCGACGGAAGAGAAACACATAAATTCGGACCTCATAGCTCCGTCAGGGTGCGCAAATCGGATAAAAGACTTAAGCTGATCCGTTCAGCGCGGAGGGGCTATTGCGAAGTTCTCAGATCCAAATTGAAATGGGGGGAGAGGGCGGAGGACAGCATAAAACCGAGGGAGAACGAAAGATGA
- a CDS encoding N-acetyltransferase codes for MVETGEESRGVKRVIRKASMRDIRHIHRLVNFYADKGAMLPRPLSEICEDIRNFFVCEIEGEIVGCCALQPSWIDLAEIRSLAVDERYQGEGLGKKLVKVCLEDARSLGIRKVFALTNSPGFFERLGFERIPKEELPHKIWSECIRCPKFPNCDEVAVQKILD; via the coding sequence ATGGTGGAAACTGGTGAAGAAAGTCGAGGAGTCAAAAGGGTAATCAGAAAGGCATCCATGAGGGATATACGACATATCCATAGATTGGTCAATTTCTATGCGGATAAAGGAGCTATGCTACCTAGACCTCTAAGCGAGATCTGCGAGGACATCCGTAACTTCTTCGTCTGTGAGATCGAGGGTGAGATCGTTGGCTGCTGTGCCCTTCAGCCCTCGTGGATCGACCTCGCCGAGATAAGGTCCTTAGCTGTGGATGAGCGGTATCAGGGGGAAGGCCTGGGGAAAAAACTGGTGAAGGTATGTCTTGAGGATGCGAGATCGCTGGGTATCAGAAAGGTATTCGCCCTGACAAACTCGCCGGGATTCTTCGAGAGATTGGGGTTCGAGAGGATTCCTAAGGAGGAACTGCCCCATAAGATCTGGTCCGAATGTATCAGGTGTCCGAAGTTTCCCAATTGCGACGAGGTGGCCGTTCAGAAAATTTTAGATTGA
- a CDS encoding DUF4091 domain-containing protein, whose amino-acid sequence MTADIPFDLWGVDSLTRVFEDTSPEEGLPFIDIKVARNEFESAQLVIRAKRNLTSVRVKVDDLEGEHGRSMPSELIKFNFVGFIPLSRNTPNTPDYKLERKAPCRVPDPLLDVECIDIKAGKSQPVWITIHVPRNMPHGSYRGTVKVSCEEGEGGIPIRIEVLPFELPQERHLLVTNWFSVGNIAKAHGMELWSDEFFEMLAKYARIMAEHRQNVVLTPWSLIKVYKEDEKLSFDFSLFDRFVKVFFDAGVRDRIEISHVAHPKSGWGTEVVLSNVTAVDVKTGEEITLPPEKGLGPLLSALQDHLDEMGWLDKAMIHISDEPSLSNIESWRRASQFVHTYAPKLRRIDAIESTEFEGYLEVWVPKLNYFSTWGELYEKAAENGAEMWFYTCCHPYGFYPNRFLDYPLVATRSLHWMNYLHKLRGYLHWGLNFWRDDPFGEPAPNLPPGDTHIIYPGENGPLSSIRFDVMRDGIEDFEYLTLLERKLEEVREKLGEPARPFSPRRRSEEICRMFICEYDDYGSASKLSELREMIIKEIISVDTPPLAIVETYPREGGDLIPGPVVVEVRGAVEKGAKVKVDGKEVQVRDGKFIATSSDAWKEGKVSVEISKGNYSKVIDRYFTVLDF is encoded by the coding sequence ATGACGGCTGACATACCTTTTGATCTTTGGGGAGTCGACTCATTAACGAGGGTGTTCGAAGATACATCGCCCGAAGAGGGGCTTCCTTTCATCGATATAAAGGTCGCTCGAAACGAGTTTGAATCGGCTCAACTCGTTATAAGAGCTAAACGGAATCTAACATCCGTCAGGGTGAAGGTAGACGACCTGGAAGGCGAGCATGGCAGATCCATGCCCTCTGAGCTGATCAAATTTAACTTCGTAGGATTCATACCGCTTTCCAGGAACACGCCCAACACGCCGGATTACAAGCTTGAGAGAAAAGCCCCCTGCCGAGTGCCCGATCCGCTCCTGGACGTCGAATGCATAGATATAAAAGCCGGCAAATCGCAGCCCGTTTGGATCACCATACATGTTCCCAGGAATATGCCTCACGGAAGTTACCGGGGAACGGTGAAGGTCTCATGTGAGGAAGGGGAAGGTGGGATACCGATTCGTATTGAGGTACTACCCTTTGAACTGCCACAGGAGCGACATCTGCTGGTGACAAATTGGTTCAGTGTCGGGAACATCGCTAAGGCACATGGGATGGAGCTGTGGTCCGATGAGTTCTTTGAGATGTTGGCCAAATATGCCAGGATCATGGCAGAACACCGCCAGAACGTCGTTCTCACCCCATGGTCCTTGATCAAAGTGTATAAGGAAGATGAGAAGCTCAGTTTCGATTTCTCACTCTTTGACCGATTCGTCAAAGTTTTCTTCGATGCAGGCGTGCGAGACAGGATCGAGATATCACACGTAGCACATCCGAAATCCGGATGGGGAACAGAGGTGGTGCTTTCAAATGTGACCGCTGTTGATGTGAAGACGGGCGAAGAGATTACGCTTCCACCGGAGAAGGGACTCGGACCGCTGCTTTCAGCGCTTCAGGATCATCTCGATGAGATGGGATGGCTTGATAAGGCGATGATTCATATCTCAGACGAGCCGTCGCTTTCAAATATCGAATCCTGGAGGAGAGCTTCCCAGTTCGTCCACACCTACGCGCCGAAGTTGAGGAGGATAGATGCTATAGAATCAACTGAGTTCGAGGGATATCTTGAAGTATGGGTGCCGAAGTTGAACTACTTCTCCACGTGGGGTGAGCTATATGAGAAGGCGGCTGAGAACGGCGCTGAGATGTGGTTTTACACCTGTTGTCATCCCTACGGCTTCTATCCGAACCGGTTCCTCGACTATCCCCTTGTGGCCACCAGAAGCCTCCATTGGATGAACTACCTCCATAAGCTCCGCGGATATCTACACTGGGGGCTGAACTTCTGGAGGGACGATCCGTTCGGCGAGCCCGCTCCGAATTTACCTCCCGGCGACACGCATATAATTTACCCGGGGGAAAACGGCCCCTTAAGCTCGATCAGGTTCGACGTCATGCGTGACGGCATAGAGGACTTCGAATATCTGACGCTTCTGGAGAGGAAACTGGAAGAGGTCAGGGAGAAGCTCGGCGAACCCGCCCGTCCCTTCTCTCCGAGGAGGAGAAGCGAGGAGATATGCCGAATGTTTATATGCGAATATGATGACTATGGCTCGGCGAGCAAATTGTCAGAACTCAGGGAGATGATCATAAAGGAGATTATATCGGTCGACACACCTCCTCTCGCCATCGTTGAGACGTATCCGAGGGAGGGAGGCGATCTGATACCTGGGCCGGTCGTGGTCGAAGTGAGAGGAGCTGTCGAGAAAGGCGCTAAGGTGAAAGTGGACGGCAAAGAGGTTCAGGTAAGAGATGGGAAGTTCATCGCCACCTCATCGGATGCGTGGAAGGAGGGAAAAGTTAGCGTGGAGATATCAAAGGGAAATTACTCCAAGGTGATCGACCGTTATTTCACTGTGTTAGACTTCTAA
- a CDS encoding 4Fe-4S binding protein, translating into MIGVKVIIPKSTGLMLVNKTGSWRSTRPVIDERKCTGCLICWKFCPDACIEPGEKPKINLDYCKGCGICAEECPFDAIEMVREEK; encoded by the coding sequence ATGATCGGGGTAAAGGTGATCATACCTAAATCCACCGGTCTGATGCTGGTCAATAAAACGGGAAGCTGGAGGTCGACAAGGCCGGTGATAGATGAGAGGAAATGCACGGGATGTCTCATCTGCTGGAAGTTCTGCCCCGATGCCTGTATCGAGCCGGGGGAGAAGCCGAAGATAAACCTCGATTACTGCAAAGGGTGTGGCATCTGCGCCGAAGAATGCCCGTTTGACGCCATAGAGATGGTGAGGGAAGAGAAATGA
- the aroE gene encoding shikimate dehydrogenase, whose protein sequence is MREITGKTKIVGVIGDPVEHSRSPQMHNAAFEALNLDFVYVPFRVPRGEVRDAIEGLKSLGVIGINVTIPHKREVLALADQVSEEAKLIGAANTLTFRHGRILADNTDGRGFIKALKAMGAGDLKGRKALVLGAGGTARAICVALAREKVGEVTVANRTIEKAEELVNLISESFDEVEVKSIPLKGERLAEEIASSDLLVNTTSVGMKPDDPMLIRPEWMHPGLMVYDVIYIPPETKLIMAAKGKGLRCSGGIDMLVFQGAISFRIWTGITPPVEVMRATLMKSLGVTDG, encoded by the coding sequence ATGAGAGAGATAACCGGCAAAACCAAGATCGTCGGAGTTATAGGTGATCCGGTGGAACATTCCCGTTCGCCTCAGATGCATAATGCTGCGTTTGAGGCGTTGAATTTGGATTTCGTCTATGTTCCATTTCGGGTTCCCAGAGGGGAAGTGCGCGATGCCATAGAAGGGCTGAAATCGTTGGGAGTTATAGGGATAAACGTGACCATCCCGCACAAACGGGAGGTATTGGCGCTCGCCGATCAGGTTAGCGAGGAGGCCAAACTGATAGGAGCCGCTAACACTTTAACTTTTAGGCATGGGAGGATACTGGCCGATAACACGGATGGAAGGGGATTTATAAAAGCCCTTAAGGCTATGGGAGCGGGAGACCTGAAAGGCAGAAAGGCTTTGGTCCTGGGAGCCGGTGGGACCGCTAGAGCGATATGTGTGGCACTGGCCAGAGAGAAGGTGGGCGAAGTGACGGTTGCCAATAGGACGATCGAAAAGGCGGAAGAGCTCGTTAATCTCATATCTGAGAGCTTCGATGAGGTTGAGGTTAAGTCTATACCGCTTAAGGGGGAACGTCTCGCCGAAGAGATCGCATCAAGCGATCTGTTGGTCAACACCACATCCGTCGGTATGAAGCCGGATGACCCGATGTTGATCCGCCCGGAATGGATGCATCCGGGCTTGATGGTCTATGATGTGATCTACATCCCGCCGGAGACGAAATTGATCATGGCCGCTAAGGGTAAGGGGTTGCGTTGCTCAGGGGGAATTGACATGTTGGTTTTTCAAGGGGCTATATCCTTTCGAATATGGACCGGTATCACGCCACCGGTGGAGGTGATGAGGGCAACCTTGATGAAAAGCTTGGGGGTTACGGATGGATAG
- a CDS encoding small multi-drug export protein, whose amino-acid sequence MTPIFELRGAIPLKLLFNMPLWQVYALSVAGNIVPAVFLLLWLDPVSGWLMARSRLAERFFKWLFARTRRRGKSVERYGAVGLSFFVAIPLPVTGAWTGCIAAFLFGIRFKYALPAVIAGVMMAGMVVSILTFGADMALKSF is encoded by the coding sequence ATGACGCCGATATTCGAGTTGAGGGGCGCTATACCGCTCAAGTTGCTCTTCAATATGCCTTTATGGCAGGTATACGCCCTGAGCGTCGCCGGCAACATTGTCCCTGCCGTCTTTCTGCTTTTATGGCTCGATCCGGTGTCAGGTTGGTTGATGGCGAGATCAAGGTTGGCCGAAAGGTTTTTCAAATGGCTCTTCGCTCGAACGAGACGTCGCGGCAAGTCGGTCGAGAGATATGGCGCTGTGGGCCTTTCATTTTTCGTGGCGATTCCTCTGCCGGTGACGGGAGCATGGACGGGGTGTATAGCGGCTTTCCTCTTTGGGATAAGGTTTAAATACGCTCTGCCCGCGGTGATAGCCGGTGTGATGATGGCCGGAATGGTGGTGAGCATCCTGACCTTCGGCGCTGATATGGCGCTGAAGAGCTTTTAG